One stretch of Candidatus Neomarinimicrobiota bacterium DNA includes these proteins:
- a CDS encoding phosphodiester glycosidase family protein: MQSLNEELPDGIKIFEAVNELIPLKAWYMSVSLQDSNINARVVASDELSGRESVLSFANDLGACVVVNGGYFRMDLNPTKHVGLLKVNGKVLKRATPSVMRDSLRFYISRGAFGLNDNGKMDIAWVSSRNDSLFEWKEPFGNVPHKPIPKPDISSAQFWEFSEALSAGPILFAEGAARVTSDEEVFFDTSIPDVHPRTAIGYTSEGELLLLIVDGRQSDSRGVNLDELAQIMKDIGAIEALNLDGGGSSSIYANGRLLNMPVGGTLQREVMSAIAIFCN; encoded by the coding sequence ATGCAGTCTCTTAACGAGGAGCTGCCGGATGGGATAAAAATATTTGAAGCAGTAAACGAGCTGATCCCATTGAAAGCATGGTATATGTCCGTATCGCTTCAAGATTCGAATATTAATGCCCGGGTGGTAGCATCTGACGAACTGAGCGGTAGAGAATCGGTTTTGAGTTTTGCGAATGATTTAGGAGCCTGCGTAGTTGTAAATGGAGGATATTTCCGCATGGATCTTAATCCAACGAAACATGTGGGTTTGTTGAAGGTAAATGGAAAAGTATTAAAACGCGCTACTCCTTCAGTAATGCGTGATAGTTTAAGGTTTTACATCTCACGTGGCGCATTCGGGCTGAACGACAATGGCAAGATGGATATTGCCTGGGTCTCAAGCAGAAATGATTCGCTATTCGAATGGAAAGAGCCGTTCGGAAACGTTCCTCATAAACCGATACCAAAACCCGATATTTCTTCCGCCCAATTCTGGGAATTCAGTGAGGCACTGAGCGCCGGCCCCATATTATTTGCGGAGGGTGCAGCTCGAGTAACAAGCGATGAAGAAGTTTTTTTCGATACGTCAATACCGGATGTTCATCCTCGCACAGCAATTGGTTATACTTCCGAAGGTGAATTACTATTACTGATTGTTGATGGTCGTCAGAGCGATAGCAGGGGAGTGAACTTAGATGAACTCGCCCAAATTATGAAGGACATTGGAGCTATTGAAGCTTTAAATCTTGATGGCGGTGGCTCTTCATCTATTTACGCGAATGGCAGATTGCTGAATATGCCGGTGGGCGGAACTTTACAGCGTGAGGTAATGTCGGCGATAGCGATTTTCTGTAACTGA
- a CDS encoding flippase-like domain-containing protein — MDKSDNKNGINLKSLKRGIKLFILASLAGFTFIYFFNGTENGKDVLFHIEMKYFVILFLLVLFDLILGAMRLWIFARRASVPISFFGCLKANSATIFVGAVTPFQSGGGAGQVYMLYSEGLPILEGIAVSSYGYLFSMMFIMISGMYAVMTIGEQLLGPALSQLFLYGMLLIGAVILLIGISLLRPIFLGTILRVLGKAVNFFISSERINIFNENIIDEIHTLKNTFFAVAKKSPFAVFLSFILSSLVYLNKFTIAFVVIHSLGIQTEYFYTIKIQSILTSMYYLMPTPGGSGIAEVASAELLNKIVPLYLMTAYTFIWRAFILYIGMAFGGAILFRELSKNQEEKSNSTEPAVT, encoded by the coding sequence TTGGATAAATCTGATAATAAGAATGGGATAAACCTAAAATCACTGAAGCGCGGTATTAAGTTGTTCATACTTGCTTCATTAGCCGGGTTCACATTTATATATTTTTTTAACGGTACAGAAAACGGCAAAGACGTCTTATTTCATATTGAAATGAAATATTTCGTAATTCTCTTTTTGTTGGTTCTGTTTGATTTGATTCTTGGAGCTATGCGATTATGGATTTTTGCAAGACGCGCGAGTGTCCCAATATCGTTTTTCGGCTGCTTAAAAGCCAACTCAGCTACAATTTTCGTGGGAGCGGTAACACCGTTTCAATCAGGCGGCGGCGCCGGTCAAGTCTATATGTTATATAGCGAAGGGCTTCCAATACTTGAAGGAATAGCAGTGAGTTCTTATGGCTATCTTTTTTCAATGATGTTTATTATGATTTCCGGGATGTACGCTGTGATGACAATAGGCGAACAGCTATTAGGACCTGCGCTTTCGCAGCTCTTTCTTTATGGTATGTTGTTAATTGGAGCAGTAATACTTTTAATCGGAATATCTCTGTTGAGGCCAATATTTCTCGGAACGATTTTAAGGGTATTGGGCAAGGCGGTTAACTTTTTCATCAGTAGCGAACGTATAAATATTTTCAATGAAAATATTATCGATGAGATTCATACTTTGAAAAATACATTCTTTGCGGTAGCAAAAAAATCACCGTTTGCAGTATTCCTATCCTTCATATTGTCAAGCCTTGTTTACCTGAATAAATTTACTATAGCATTTGTGGTAATTCATTCCCTCGGAATACAAACAGAATATTTTTATACAATAAAGATACAATCTATTTTGACCTCGATGTATTATCTGATGCCAACACCGGGTGGCAGCGGCATCGCAGAAGTAGCATCGGCAGAGCTGCTGAACAAAATAGTACCACTCTATCTAATGACAGCATATACGTTTATCTGGCGAGCATTCATACTTTACATCGGTATGGCATTCGGAGGCGCAATTTTATTCCGCGAGTTATCAAAGAACCAAGAAGAAAAGAGTAATAGCACAGAACCGGCAGTAACATAA